In Microbacterium paraoxydans, the following are encoded in one genomic region:
- a CDS encoding SAF domain-containing protein produces the protein MTTTTDRKSKRTKDTTEQGEQKQGLTPAVLQPTKSRRRPAIIALGIALVLLGGIGVWWVTTNLTRTVSVMATSVDVSRGETITTDDLTTIQLAGGQQVDAVSAADAADLVGTTALVDLPAGTLITSANTGDTLAVPSGSSIVGVTLTQAQMPGYQLAAGDNVRVVETPVTQGDPPVETPKSFDATVFTATYDTETQVWVVDLVVPNREAPDIAARAATGRVALVIDSTGE, from the coding sequence ATGACCACCACCACTGACCGCAAGAGCAAGCGCACGAAAGACACCACCGAGCAGGGCGAGCAGAAGCAAGGACTCACTCCTGCAGTCCTGCAGCCGACGAAGTCTCGCCGGCGCCCCGCGATCATCGCCCTCGGCATCGCGCTTGTCCTCCTCGGCGGAATCGGCGTGTGGTGGGTCACCACGAACCTCACCCGCACCGTCAGCGTCATGGCGACCAGCGTCGATGTCTCACGCGGGGAGACGATCACCACAGACGACCTCACGACCATCCAGCTCGCCGGCGGGCAGCAGGTCGACGCCGTCTCCGCCGCGGATGCCGCCGACCTCGTCGGAACCACCGCGCTGGTCGACCTGCCCGCTGGCACCCTCATCACGTCGGCCAACACCGGCGACACCCTCGCGGTGCCGTCCGGCTCCTCGATCGTGGGCGTCACGCTCACCCAGGCGCAGATGCCCGGCTACCAGCTCGCAGCAGGCGACAACGTCCGTGTCGTCGAGACCCCCGTCACTCAGGGCGACCCGCCCGTCGAAACCCCCAAGAGCTTCGACGCCACGGTGTTCACCGCCACCTACGACACTGAGACCCAGGTGTGGGTTGTCGACCTGGTCGTGCCGAACCGTGAAGCACCCGACATCGCCGCTCGTGCCGCCACCGGCCGTGTCGCGCTGGTCATCGACTCGACGGGGGAGTGA
- a CDS encoding ParA family protein, giving the protein MRIIGVCNQKGGVGKTTTVMNLAAALSRANNVLVVDVDPQQSAARWAERAGDDLPFDFAADVDPNNIMGLRDLDGYDIVLVDTPGSHENTGVLTAVLQVADFIVLPLEAATMAIESVADTLAEHIIPTGVPYRLLLNKIDTRRGGRRLEDWEEQLDTVEFIEGQIGLPRFQRHIRLSASIEDAPYDGKVVTQYTDSRKNQAAISDYTSVALELTSLWANQMKEA; this is encoded by the coding sequence GTGAGAATCATCGGCGTCTGCAACCAGAAGGGCGGGGTGGGCAAGACCACCACCGTCATGAACCTCGCGGCCGCGCTGTCCCGCGCTAACAATGTGCTCGTGGTCGACGTCGACCCGCAGCAGTCCGCAGCACGCTGGGCCGAGCGCGCGGGGGATGACCTTCCGTTCGACTTCGCCGCCGACGTCGACCCCAACAACATCATGGGATTGCGTGACCTCGACGGATACGACATCGTCCTCGTCGACACACCTGGCAGCCATGAGAACACCGGCGTTCTCACCGCAGTCCTGCAGGTCGCCGACTTCATCGTCCTGCCGCTCGAAGCGGCCACCATGGCCATCGAGTCCGTCGCGGACACGCTCGCCGAGCACATCATCCCGACTGGGGTGCCCTACCGACTCCTGCTGAACAAGATCGACACCCGCCGAGGCGGGCGGCGACTCGAGGACTGGGAAGAGCAGCTCGACACCGTCGAGTTCATCGAAGGACAGATCGGACTCCCGCGGTTCCAGCGTCACATCCGCCTGTCCGCGAGCATCGAGGACGCTCCCTACGACGGCAAGGTCGTCACGCAGTACACCGATTCCCGCAAGAACCAAGCAGCGATCTCCGACTACACCAGTGTCGCGTTGGAGCTCACATCGCTGTGGGCCAACCAGATGAAGGAGGCCTGA
- a CDS encoding conjugal transfer protein: MARREKTSKPAKETKTVPAQGSSWTHGRQLGGKLLSALLFAAIACGPIALFAAAARPAPVVAAAPEAQAAGLSTQQQAAGGYAEGFVSSWLSATKDAPGDLATYVDLAALRQLSVTAWEYRDLSVVSITPVDGSDFVNVVVAANIKELSVTDSDDTSTTSWPRRYFQVAIAVNGDTVRAVGLPAQISAPVQGETTSLVYKQTIGSSDPSAETVSAFLGAYLAGSGDLSRYSAPDTSFVAISPAPYVMVNVEEMRSDLTPTESPSDGDTLKVLATVSLLSPLDQQVTSTYTLTLTARASRWEVSAIDLAPQAVSDKGSTTPTPTPSGNGN, from the coding sequence ATGGCGCGTCGTGAGAAGACGTCGAAGCCGGCCAAGGAGACGAAGACCGTCCCGGCACAGGGGAGCAGCTGGACCCATGGTCGGCAGCTGGGCGGCAAGCTGCTGTCCGCGCTTCTGTTCGCCGCGATCGCGTGTGGGCCTATCGCGCTCTTCGCCGCGGCCGCACGTCCGGCGCCCGTCGTCGCCGCAGCGCCCGAGGCGCAGGCAGCGGGACTGAGCACGCAGCAGCAGGCTGCCGGCGGTTACGCGGAGGGCTTCGTCTCCTCGTGGCTGAGCGCGACGAAGGACGCACCGGGCGACCTGGCTACCTACGTCGACCTGGCGGCGCTGCGGCAGCTGTCGGTCACGGCCTGGGAGTACCGCGACCTGTCCGTGGTCTCCATCACGCCCGTCGACGGCTCGGACTTCGTCAACGTCGTCGTCGCGGCGAACATCAAGGAGCTGTCGGTGACGGACTCCGACGACACCAGCACGACGAGCTGGCCGCGCCGCTACTTCCAGGTGGCGATCGCGGTCAACGGGGACACGGTGAGGGCAGTCGGTCTCCCGGCCCAGATCTCCGCTCCCGTCCAGGGCGAGACAACGTCGCTGGTCTACAAGCAGACCATCGGATCCTCTGACCCGTCCGCGGAGACAGTGTCGGCGTTCCTCGGCGCGTACCTTGCCGGCTCGGGTGACCTGTCCCGATACAGCGCCCCGGACACATCTTTCGTGGCGATCTCGCCCGCCCCCTACGTGATGGTCAACGTCGAGGAGATGCGGTCAGACCTGACGCCTACGGAGTCCCCGAGCGATGGCGACACCCTCAAGGTGCTCGCGACCGTCTCACTGCTGAGCCCGCTGGACCAGCAAGTGACCTCGACGTACACGCTCACCCTCACCGCGCGTGCCTCCCGCTGGGAGGTCAGCGCCATTGATCTTGCACCGCAAGCGGTCTCCGACAAGGGATCGACAACCCCCACGCCGACACCGTCCGGTAACGGCAACTAA
- a CDS encoding ATP-binding protein, producing MQIPATAMTSNLMWTRSGVVWATWRLQPLPYAYATTAAKQLVKAHHQALFQAHRGEGLLLGLCADLDPVSVVERMLDGVRIDECPDWAREVELTLDALEQIPLGTRAFWFSVPLAAGSMKARARSAVRAADTKLRDTLALPRQLPTDSEIAAAARMAKEIEVRIPAAFQPTRATPAEQIWIALHSQQRGLSADLAAPVPPAEGTEDGFGVDELAHFQMPSAMPNPWLDEGGQSDLPKGQQFLPFKRRYLKVHSPYADETSSYQVVQAMVAAPKAGWVSPGVEWISHVDQFPLDVDWGIRFTVTGADEVKRRNKKAETALEEQYKHQEGTATITGGGSDLGEIAETLAAYHASLNRSDKEVEVQATVLFAVGADTADLAKAKGRFVADEYKRADFLLEAPLGGQEELWWAMIPGTPTGRIVRELTQITTGREFATGVPLSSNELGDEKGARFGENISTARHTPILRDADGSIQADTSASFGVVAELGAGKSVLLKGDMGDTVDRNGRVVAIDRTEAKEYAVFAQSLRPDTTTIVDLMTPEYSLDPLRVFGPLVGARMVQSLFAVMLGIRARDSRGVALSRLLEPEYVAAHDITSLGRLRAHLKTISSAESDELSGLINLVASKDIGEVLFNDGLTAVDLKSRALVFLTHGLSLPDKTELEHAHLFEEMPLEKIYGRAMYAMLMGISREVCFMNPGELAGAYFDECHHITQSPEGERDLRIGIRDGRKHRAFFALGSHDPADFGETQTRGLLKTRYVMRQTDKELARRAIEWLTGEPADPAMVQVVTEDLSPLGADGKVAPERRGEGLIRDQRGRIGKFRKTLPERPDRREAVLSTPSLVTP from the coding sequence ATGCAGATTCCGGCAACAGCGATGACGAGCAACCTGATGTGGACCCGCTCGGGCGTGGTCTGGGCTACGTGGCGGCTGCAGCCGCTCCCGTATGCCTACGCCACCACGGCGGCAAAGCAGCTCGTCAAGGCGCACCACCAGGCGCTCTTCCAGGCGCACCGGGGCGAGGGACTGCTGCTGGGGCTGTGCGCTGACCTGGATCCGGTGTCTGTCGTGGAGCGGATGCTGGACGGTGTTCGCATCGACGAGTGTCCGGACTGGGCGCGCGAGGTCGAGCTGACCCTGGACGCGCTCGAGCAGATCCCGCTTGGAACGCGCGCGTTCTGGTTCTCGGTCCCGCTCGCGGCCGGTTCGATGAAGGCTCGCGCGAGGTCGGCAGTGCGCGCCGCCGACACCAAGCTGCGCGACACGTTGGCTCTTCCCCGTCAGCTGCCTACCGACTCCGAGATCGCTGCGGCCGCGCGGATGGCCAAGGAGATCGAGGTTCGCATCCCGGCCGCGTTCCAGCCGACCCGTGCAACGCCGGCCGAGCAGATCTGGATCGCCCTTCACTCGCAGCAGCGCGGCCTCTCCGCAGATCTCGCCGCCCCTGTCCCGCCCGCCGAGGGTACCGAGGACGGATTCGGCGTCGACGAGCTCGCGCACTTCCAGATGCCCTCCGCGATGCCGAACCCATGGCTCGACGAAGGCGGACAGAGCGACCTTCCCAAGGGGCAGCAGTTCCTCCCGTTCAAGCGCCGCTACCTCAAGGTGCACAGCCCCTACGCGGACGAGACGTCGTCCTACCAGGTGGTGCAGGCCATGGTCGCCGCACCCAAGGCCGGCTGGGTTTCGCCCGGCGTCGAGTGGATCTCACACGTCGACCAGTTCCCCCTTGACGTCGACTGGGGGATCCGTTTCACCGTCACCGGCGCCGACGAGGTCAAGCGTCGCAACAAGAAGGCCGAAACCGCCCTCGAGGAGCAGTACAAGCACCAGGAGGGCACCGCGACGATCACCGGCGGCGGATCCGACCTCGGAGAGATCGCGGAGACGCTGGCCGCCTACCACGCCTCCCTCAACCGCTCCGATAAGGAGGTCGAGGTTCAGGCGACGGTGCTGTTCGCTGTGGGGGCAGATACCGCCGATCTCGCGAAGGCTAAGGGCCGGTTCGTGGCAGACGAGTACAAGCGCGCTGACTTCCTCCTCGAGGCTCCCCTGGGAGGTCAGGAGGAGCTTTGGTGGGCGATGATCCCCGGCACGCCCACCGGGCGCATCGTCCGTGAGCTCACCCAGATCACGACGGGCCGGGAGTTCGCGACCGGCGTTCCGCTTTCCAGCAACGAGCTCGGAGACGAGAAGGGCGCCCGCTTCGGCGAGAACATCAGCACCGCCCGGCACACCCCGATCCTCCGCGACGCGGACGGCAGTATCCAGGCCGACACCAGCGCCAGCTTCGGCGTGGTCGCCGAGCTCGGCGCCGGCAAGAGCGTGCTGCTCAAGGGAGACATGGGCGACACGGTCGACCGCAACGGCCGCGTCGTCGCGATCGACCGCACAGAGGCCAAGGAGTACGCGGTTTTCGCGCAGAGCCTCCGGCCGGACACCACGACGATCGTTGACCTGATGACCCCGGAGTACTCGCTGGACCCGCTGCGGGTGTTCGGCCCTCTCGTCGGCGCACGCATGGTGCAGTCGCTCTTCGCGGTGATGCTCGGCATCCGGGCCCGCGACTCCCGAGGCGTCGCCCTGTCCCGCCTCCTCGAGCCGGAGTACGTCGCCGCGCACGACATCACCAGCCTCGGTCGCCTGCGGGCGCACCTCAAGACGATCTCCTCGGCGGAGAGCGATGAGCTGTCGGGCCTGATCAACCTGGTCGCGTCGAAGGACATCGGCGAGGTTCTCTTCAATGACGGGCTGACCGCTGTCGACCTGAAATCGCGTGCCCTGGTCTTCCTCACCCATGGGCTGTCGCTGCCAGACAAGACCGAGCTCGAGCACGCGCACCTGTTCGAGGAGATGCCCCTGGAAAAGATCTACGGCCGCGCCATGTACGCGATGCTCATGGGGATCTCCCGCGAGGTCTGCTTCATGAACCCCGGCGAGCTCGCCGGCGCCTACTTCGACGAGTGCCACCACATCACCCAGTCACCGGAGGGAGAGCGCGACCTGCGCATCGGCATCCGCGACGGTCGCAAGCACCGCGCGTTCTTCGCCCTCGGCTCGCACGACCCCGCCGACTTCGGAGAAACCCAGACCCGAGGCCTGCTCAAGACCCGCTACGTGATGCGCCAGACCGACAAGGAGCTCGCTCGCCGCGCGATCGAGTGGCTGACCGGCGAGCCCGCGGACCCGGCGATGGTCCAGGTGGTCACCGAAGACCTGTCCCCGCTCGGGGCGGACGGAAAGGTCGCCCCGGAGCGGCGCGGCGAGGGACTGATCCGTGACCAGCGCGGTCGAATCGGGAAGTTCCGCAAGACGCTGCCCGAGCGCCCCGACCGCCGCGAAGCCGTGCTGTCGACCCCGTCTCTGGTGACACCATGA
- a CDS encoding M23 family metallopeptidase — protein sequence MSASGVLERSADVAGAVNGGDDGDGGGSRKVVLWVIALVLVPVVLFAGYTMFLMMAIAGASGGGSSQCTAGSLTTDKLEVQTTGGSTRTLGATELGHAATILSVARSLGVSARGQQIAIMTALQESGLKMYANSSVPESLDYPHDAVGSDHDSVNYFQQRVSGWGTVEELMDPLYAAKAFFGGEEGPNGGSPRGLLDIPGWEDMGLGEAAQTVQVSAYPTAYDKWEPAAQQIITAVGGSISCDSSTVVGQAAFPLAAGYQMTSGYGPRDITVPGASSWHVGIDLQRWPNPCGDPVYAVLPGTVTLSSSLWLSIKHPDGFVVSYLHMYKSERLVDVGDTVTAGQQIGVVGNVPPSGGCHLHLAVNKNGTTNQAVAGLQEATALGAPSQYAGYVNPEEFLRLYGIEICPTDGTCRRL from the coding sequence ATGTCCGCATCGGGAGTACTCGAGCGCTCTGCCGACGTCGCCGGCGCCGTCAATGGGGGAGACGACGGGGACGGTGGTGGTTCGCGCAAGGTCGTCCTCTGGGTGATCGCGCTCGTGCTGGTGCCGGTGGTGCTCTTCGCCGGCTACACGATGTTCCTGATGATGGCGATCGCCGGCGCCTCCGGCGGTGGGTCGTCGCAGTGCACCGCGGGGTCGCTGACCACCGACAAGCTCGAGGTCCAGACCACAGGAGGATCGACCCGCACCCTCGGTGCGACGGAGCTCGGCCACGCGGCCACCATCCTCTCGGTCGCCCGCTCACTGGGCGTGTCCGCGCGGGGCCAGCAGATCGCGATCATGACCGCGCTGCAGGAGTCCGGCTTGAAGATGTACGCCAACTCCTCCGTGCCTGAGTCCCTCGATTACCCGCACGACGCGGTCGGCAGCGACCACGACTCCGTCAACTACTTCCAGCAGCGTGTGTCGGGCTGGGGCACCGTCGAGGAGCTCATGGACCCCCTCTACGCAGCCAAGGCGTTCTTCGGCGGCGAGGAGGGCCCCAACGGCGGATCGCCGCGTGGGCTGCTCGACATCCCCGGCTGGGAGGACATGGGGCTGGGGGAGGCCGCGCAGACCGTGCAGGTCTCCGCATACCCGACCGCTTACGACAAGTGGGAGCCCGCAGCACAGCAGATCATCACCGCGGTCGGCGGGTCGATCAGCTGCGACAGCAGCACTGTCGTCGGGCAGGCCGCTTTCCCCCTTGCGGCCGGCTACCAGATGACCTCCGGCTACGGGCCGCGCGACATCACCGTTCCGGGTGCGTCGAGTTGGCATGTCGGAATCGACCTGCAGCGCTGGCCAAACCCGTGCGGCGACCCTGTCTACGCGGTCCTGCCGGGCACGGTGACTCTCAGCAGCTCACTGTGGTTGTCGATCAAGCACCCCGATGGGTTCGTGGTGTCCTACCTGCATATGTACAAGAGCGAGCGGCTCGTCGACGTCGGAGACACCGTCACCGCCGGCCAGCAGATCGGTGTCGTCGGGAACGTGCCGCCCAGTGGGGGATGCCACCTGCACCTGGCCGTCAACAAGAACGGGACGACGAATCAGGCCGTCGCCGGGCTGCAGGAGGCGACTGCACTCGGTGCCCCCTCGCAGTACGCCGGCTACGTGAACCCCGAAGAGTTCCTCCGCCTGTATGGCATCGAGATCTGTCCCACAGACGGCACTTGCCGACGCCTCTGA
- a CDS encoding FtsK/SpoIIIE domain-containing protein produces the protein MATTTRVASRPPARPPAPATVALGVLPRRQLTGIIPALLCIALATAATGLNAVRPFTDLIPLVWVVAVLLAAGAVASGVRTFQREGRMDPAIEAVLPMLGAAQPTRALVVPVKWTRGWVGLPERIKIRYASHVDDTDPRFVDQILAGLARRLGAEYRVRKHNSRRCVLVVELAPVSDPVSREQQRAIEVVKLVIDPTASVSVKSADDGSVSKIDVKHNVGPKMAIAARRSQVEKVVSSMLPGRWRAHWDLEGDKITFEVRPTMPDMVLHEVEPAAALTHAAYKAFKIPIGPDEDGQIQSWHPAVSPHCLVIGGTGSGKTSFQHTVLTHLAHAHWRVWVLDGKRIEFAGFRDWPNVELVGARVEHQVRMLHAAHELMEERYSQLENGTARLEDFDPLALIIDEYATFKARVQRWYKTVKPKGAPAQAPVLDLLSDLARLARSAKIHILLGLQRPDVEFLGGEMRDNFGARVSFGRLSPQGANMMWDSFAVGVAIPRNKRGRGVTLNAESQPVEIQAFYTPDPAKLDSTDKADWDHLAALRPDAADYERMMVRDPEAELTDDGEGEELEPDYFQWSSAEIVAWDASVPSTTKHDALRPSNVTPLDSRERVRFVPEVDDDAPDVDAAADGDGYGESLEGPAVELEVGDLLLVDATLGLWGVVEGVEPDVVDDEYLAIEYRDLDSGEDGLLTLFDNSVISYRRPEAA, from the coding sequence ATGGCAACGACAACTCGTGTGGCATCTCGTCCGCCGGCGCGCCCACCTGCACCGGCGACGGTGGCTCTGGGTGTTCTTCCTCGGCGTCAGCTGACCGGGATCATCCCGGCGCTGCTGTGCATCGCACTGGCGACCGCCGCCACCGGGTTGAACGCGGTGCGCCCGTTCACCGATCTGATCCCGCTGGTGTGGGTCGTGGCCGTGTTGCTCGCCGCCGGCGCGGTCGCATCCGGCGTGCGGACCTTCCAACGGGAAGGGCGGATGGACCCGGCGATCGAGGCGGTCCTTCCGATGCTCGGTGCGGCACAGCCAACCCGTGCTCTCGTCGTGCCGGTGAAGTGGACTCGTGGATGGGTGGGCCTCCCGGAGCGCATCAAGATCCGGTACGCCTCGCACGTCGATGACACCGACCCCCGCTTCGTCGACCAGATCCTCGCAGGCCTTGCACGCAGGCTTGGTGCCGAGTACCGGGTACGCAAGCACAACTCGAGGCGGTGCGTGCTCGTCGTCGAGCTCGCACCCGTGAGTGATCCGGTCTCCCGTGAGCAGCAGCGCGCGATCGAGGTCGTCAAGCTGGTCATCGACCCGACCGCGAGCGTCTCGGTGAAGAGTGCCGATGACGGCTCGGTCTCGAAGATCGACGTCAAGCACAACGTGGGACCGAAGATGGCGATCGCGGCGCGGCGCTCCCAGGTCGAGAAGGTGGTCTCCTCGATGCTCCCTGGCCGGTGGCGTGCGCACTGGGATCTCGAGGGCGACAAGATCACGTTCGAGGTCCGACCGACGATGCCCGACATGGTCCTGCACGAAGTGGAGCCCGCGGCCGCACTCACCCACGCCGCCTACAAGGCGTTCAAGATCCCGATCGGTCCTGACGAAGACGGTCAGATCCAGTCGTGGCATCCGGCGGTCTCCCCGCATTGCCTCGTCATCGGTGGAACCGGATCGGGAAAGACCAGCTTCCAGCACACGGTGCTCACCCATCTCGCGCACGCTCACTGGCGGGTGTGGGTACTCGATGGGAAGCGGATCGAGTTCGCCGGATTCCGGGACTGGCCCAACGTCGAGCTCGTCGGCGCGCGGGTGGAGCACCAGGTGCGGATGCTGCACGCTGCGCACGAGCTCATGGAGGAGCGGTACTCGCAGCTCGAGAACGGCACGGCCCGGCTCGAGGACTTCGACCCCCTCGCGTTGATCATCGACGAGTACGCGACGTTCAAGGCGCGCGTGCAGCGCTGGTACAAGACGGTGAAGCCGAAGGGTGCGCCGGCGCAGGCCCCCGTTCTCGATCTGCTCTCCGATCTCGCGCGACTGGCACGGTCGGCGAAGATCCACATCCTGCTCGGTCTGCAGCGCCCCGACGTCGAGTTCCTCGGCGGTGAGATGCGAGACAACTTCGGCGCCCGCGTCAGCTTCGGTCGTCTCTCCCCGCAGGGCGCCAACATGATGTGGGACAGCTTCGCGGTCGGTGTCGCGATCCCTCGCAACAAGCGTGGCCGCGGTGTCACTCTGAACGCCGAATCTCAGCCCGTCGAGATTCAGGCGTTCTACACCCCCGACCCCGCCAAGCTCGACTCCACCGACAAGGCGGACTGGGATCACCTGGCGGCGCTGCGTCCCGACGCTGCCGACTACGAGCGGATGATGGTGCGCGACCCGGAAGCGGAGCTCACCGACGACGGCGAGGGGGAGGAGCTCGAGCCCGACTACTTCCAGTGGTCCTCGGCCGAGATTGTCGCTTGGGATGCATCGGTACCGTCGACGACCAAGCACGACGCGCTTCGACCCTCCAATGTCACCCCACTGGACTCTCGTGAACGGGTCCGGTTCGTGCCCGAAGTCGACGACGATGCACCGGACGTCGACGCGGCCGCTGACGGCGACGGATACGGCGAATCCCTCGAGGGCCCCGCGGTGGAGCTCGAGGTCGGAGATCTCCTGCTCGTCGACGCGACTCTGGGGCTGTGGGGAGTGGTCGAAGGAGTGGAGCCCGACGTCGTCGACGACGAGTACCTCGCGATCGAATACCGCGACCTCGACAGCGGTGAGGACGGGCTGCTGACGCTCTTCGACAACTCGGTGATCAGCTACCGCCGACCCGAAGCAGCCTGA
- the nrdH gene encoding glutaredoxin-like protein NrdH: MTTTLTNGDKTITLFTKKSCVQCVATHRALDAKGIEYDVVDLSEDAAALEQVKSLGYLQAPVVITDEDHWSGFRPDKIDELAQRLA; encoded by the coding sequence ATGACAACCACACTGACGAACGGCGACAAGACGATCACGCTGTTCACCAAGAAATCATGCGTACAGTGCGTCGCGACACACCGCGCGCTCGATGCTAAGGGAATCGAGTACGACGTCGTCGACCTCAGCGAAGACGCCGCAGCGCTCGAACAGGTCAAGTCGCTCGGCTACCTGCAGGCACCGGTCGTCATCACGGATGAGGATCACTGGTCGGGCTTCCGTCCCGACAAGATCGACGAGCTCGCGCAACGGCTCGCGTGA
- a CDS encoding DUF3560 domain-containing protein, whose amino-acid sequence MMLTIIHAAAEGTLIEGTSRGDGTADTLKANGWRWSRALGSWYIPHSRDREPKIAIINRTAEQLTAAGFVVEISIDYERRAAAVVEADLVDRRNDRAAALAVRADRRHQDATEEAERAARALRRLPEGGEPIKVGHHSEAGHRRAIGKADAAIRRSIDADAAARRAQVRADVAAAATDARYAPITVANRIEKLRADRAGIRRRLDGSSRTLPGGYVEVTAAATGAYAERLERELAATDDQLTYWQEVRAEQVATGAATDHSKDTISVGDQIKYFGAWCTVTRTNPKSATIVDAYGHRGTVPYTHIREHRAGQSGAIS is encoded by the coding sequence ATGATGCTCACGATCATCCACGCGGCCGCGGAAGGCACCCTCATCGAAGGGACCAGCCGGGGCGACGGCACGGCCGATACTCTCAAGGCCAACGGCTGGCGGTGGAGCCGGGCGCTCGGATCTTGGTACATCCCCCACTCCCGCGACCGCGAACCGAAGATCGCGATCATCAACCGCACCGCCGAGCAGCTCACCGCTGCCGGGTTCGTCGTCGAGATCTCGATCGACTATGAACGCCGGGCCGCGGCCGTCGTCGAGGCTGACCTGGTCGACCGCAGGAACGATCGCGCTGCCGCCCTGGCGGTGCGCGCAGATCGACGACACCAGGACGCCACCGAAGAGGCAGAGCGCGCGGCCCGCGCGCTGCGACGCCTCCCCGAAGGTGGCGAGCCCATCAAGGTCGGACACCACTCGGAGGCCGGCCACCGCCGAGCGATCGGCAAGGCGGACGCGGCGATCCGCCGCTCCATCGACGCCGACGCGGCGGCACGGCGCGCCCAGGTGCGTGCCGACGTCGCGGCCGCGGCGACCGATGCACGGTATGCGCCGATCACCGTGGCGAACCGGATCGAGAAGCTCCGCGCAGATCGCGCCGGCATCCGTCGACGTCTCGACGGGTCAAGCCGCACCCTTCCTGGCGGGTATGTCGAGGTCACGGCTGCAGCCACCGGCGCCTACGCCGAACGGCTCGAGAGGGAGCTGGCCGCGACCGACGATCAGCTCACCTACTGGCAGGAGGTCCGCGCCGAGCAGGTCGCGACCGGCGCGGCCACCGACCACAGCAAGGACACCATCAGCGTCGGCGACCAGATCAAGTACTTCGGCGCCTGGTGCACCGTAACCCGCACCAACCCGAAGAGCGCCACCATCGTCGACGCCTACGGCCACCGCGGCACAGTCCCTTACACGCACATCCGCGAGCACCGTGCCGGCCAGAGCGGAGCGATCTCATGA
- a CDS encoding type IIL restriction-modification enzyme MmeI codes for MPKSLSMNEIRARAAQFTRDWQDEPGDERQQAQSFVRDLLGVYGITQTRAAFYEKRVKRSSTGSRGYIDALIPGLALIEMKSAGKDLVAAEQQALDYIDDLPDPEVPRWVITSDFRRFRLLDLHAESEGVQEFALTQMRDRADVLAFLAGYGERTFGSKAQESASIKAAKLMASLYEALEGSGYDDHEASVFLVRTLFALYADDAGVWDRDLFLEFLETRTATDGSDLGPQLSLLYQVMGREPSRRQSNLDELISRFPYVNGGVFEESVSIPSFDAGMRDRLIAAAMFNWSAISPAIFGSLFQAVKDKTARRELGEHYTTETNIMKVIGPMFLDELRQRFTDGYHDTAKLKKLRADMGLMRFLDPAFMRKSGVSRDSGRSAINSGGLGAHDSGGKPSGFYDNSGVARSAAAAATARAVTAVASR; via the coding sequence GTGCCGAAGTCGTTGTCGATGAATGAGATCCGAGCCCGCGCTGCGCAGTTCACCCGTGACTGGCAGGACGAGCCCGGCGACGAGCGACAGCAAGCGCAGTCCTTCGTCCGGGATCTGCTCGGCGTGTACGGGATAACCCAGACCCGCGCGGCGTTCTACGAGAAGCGTGTCAAGCGCTCGTCGACCGGCTCGCGCGGATACATCGACGCGCTGATCCCTGGTCTCGCGCTGATCGAAATGAAGTCCGCCGGCAAGGATCTCGTCGCGGCTGAGCAGCAGGCGCTCGACTACATTGACGACCTTCCTGACCCGGAGGTTCCTCGGTGGGTAATCACGAGCGACTTCCGCCGGTTCCGTCTGCTCGATCTCCACGCTGAGAGCGAGGGTGTGCAGGAGTTCGCCCTGACCCAGATGCGGGATCGCGCTGACGTGCTCGCCTTCCTCGCCGGGTACGGTGAGCGCACCTTCGGATCGAAGGCGCAGGAGTCTGCGTCGATCAAAGCGGCAAAGCTGATGGCGTCCCTCTACGAGGCCCTCGAGGGGTCTGGGTACGACGATCACGAGGCGTCGGTGTTCCTGGTGCGCACCTTGTTCGCCCTCTACGCCGATGACGCCGGAGTGTGGGATCGCGATCTGTTCCTCGAGTTCCTCGAGACCCGCACCGCGACGGATGGTTCCGACCTCGGGCCTCAGCTGTCGTTGCTGTACCAGGTCATGGGACGTGAGCCGTCTCGTCGGCAGTCAAACCTCGACGAGCTAATCTCGCGATTCCCCTACGTCAACGGTGGAGTCTTCGAGGAATCGGTGTCGATCCCGTCGTTCGACGCAGGCATGCGTGACCGGCTGATCGCGGCTGCAATGTTCAACTGGTCGGCGATCTCGCCGGCCATCTTCGGCAGCCTCTTCCAGGCCGTCAAAGACAAGACCGCTCGGCGTGAGCTCGGCGAGCACTACACCACCGAGACCAACATCATGAAGGTCATCGGCCCGATGTTCCTCGATGAGCTGCGGCAGCGGTTCACGGACGGGTACCACGACACCGCCAAGCTCAAGAAGCTGCGTGCGGACATGGGGCTGATGCGATTCCTTGATCCAGCGTTTATGCGCAAGTCGGGTGTCTCACGAGACAGCGGAAGATCGGCCATCAACTCGGGTGGGCTGGGGGCTCACGATAGCGGCGGTAAGCCATCCGGCTTCTACGACAATTCGGGAGTAGCGCGTTCAGCAGCAGCTGCTGCGACCGCGCGTGCAGTTACGGCGGTTGCCAGCAGGTGA